One genomic segment of Nothobranchius furzeri strain GRZ-AD chromosome 10, NfurGRZ-RIMD1, whole genome shotgun sequence includes these proteins:
- the rbm14a gene encoding RNA-binding protein 14a isoform X1: MSDNVKLFVGNLPLDATQEELTKLFSPYGEINTCSLLRQYAFVTLKGEGAADRAIRHLDGKEYRGRPLVVEESRARPPNSIKVFVGNISATCSADDLHGLFSTFGRVLDCDKVKARLCSNVGYAFVHMERREEALAAIDALNGTMFKGRQLAVELSKAQPLVNQLSSAGGSNAAGGREGLLPRPASSLEHHQSQAAVLAAAAAAAAGLPIQVQQSVHNSFYNTTTFDPTYAALKGITSAKGADGVIYGALASQVYGSVADQVYQELSNHNPPAAPEEQDHSVAPDPTTLFEAARAKFFQEGQKVLAEQQAGKKAAPTDTERDRSPIRGNRVPLLPDPVPSSFAQMRSKRGPLLPTPPGVAPEDAPVATTTAEGSDPVARSYTEYYQQMHQYQQYQQYQEQYQYLQYAYTNPPPPPPPPSATTQDAATIPAPPGTYTAPPTYAASDVYAAPGTYDTSGSYGASTGNYNTSSGSYDTSSGSYDTSAGYDTSAGYGASGAYGSSGAYQAAGSYSTSTPYEQTPAHGHSMPQRHDYPYHTPEPPYR; encoded by the exons ATGAGTGATAACGTGAAGTTGTTTGTGGGGAACCTCCCCTTAGATGCCACCCAGGAGGAGCTGACTAAACTTTTTTCTCCTTATGGAGAAATCAACACCTGTTCCTTACTCAGACAGTATGCCTTCGTTACCTTGAAGGGAGAAGGAGCAGCAGACAG AGCCATACGGCACCTAGATGGCAAGGAGTACAGAGGGAGACCGTTGGTGGTTGAAGAGTCACGTGCACGCCCACCCAACTCCATTAAAGTGTTTGTAGGAAATATTAGTGCCACATGTTCAGCAGACGACTTACATGGATTGTTCTCAACTTTTGGAAGAGTTTTAGATTGTGATAAAGTCAAAG CCAGGTTATGCTCAAATGTTGGCTATGCATTTGTGCAtatggagaggagagaggaggccCTGGCAGCCATTGATGCGCTCAATGGGACCATGTTTAAGGGGCGCCAGTTGGCTGTGGAGCTTTCCAAAGCTCAACCTTTGGTCAATCAGCTTTCATCTGCGGGAGGATCAAACGCTGCAG gtggcaGAGAGGGTCTTCTTCCTCGACCGGCTTCATCTCTGGAACATCACCAGAGTCAGGCAGCTGTACTAGCTGCTGCAGCGGCTGCAGCTGCTGGTCTACCTATCCAA GTTCAGCAAAGTGTCCATAACTCATTTTATAACACCACGACCTTTGACCCCACCTATGCTGCTCTGAAGGGCATCACAAGTGCTAAAGGTGCAGATGGGGTCATATATGGTGCGCTTGCCAGTCAAGTATATGGTTCTGTAGCTGACCAGGTGTACCAAGAGCTTTCTAATCATAATCCACCTGCTGCACCTGAGGAGCAAGATCACTCTGTTGCACCAGATCCCACTACACTTTTTGAGGCTGCAAGAGCCAAGTTCTTTCAGGAAGGACAGAAG GTTCTGGCCGAGCAGCAGGCAGGAAAAAAGGCGGCTCCCACAGATACCGAACGAGACCGCAGCCCGATTAGAGGAAATCGAGTCCCTCTCCTCCCCGATCCTGTTCCAAGTTCCTTTGCTCAAATGCGATCGAAGCGAGGTCCACTGCTGCCAACGCCACCCGGGGTAGCTCCTGAAGATGCCCCTGTTGCCACCACAACTGCTGAGGGGTCAGATCCAGTTGCAAG GTCTTACACAGAATACTACCAACAAATGCATCAGTACCAGCAATATCAACAGTACCAGGAACAGTATCAGTACCTTCAGTATGCCTACACCAATCCGccacctcctcctccgcctccatcGGCTACAACACAAGATGCCGCCACGATCCCTGCACCCCCAGGGACGTACACAGCCCCTCCAACATATGCCGCTTCAGACGTCTATGCAGCCCCAGGAACATACGACACTTCGGGAAGCTACGGCGCCTCAACGGGGAACTACAACACTTCATCTGGGAGTTACGATACCTCTTCAGGAAGCTACGACACCTCCGCAGGATATGACACATCTGCAGGCTACGGTGCTTCAGGAGCATATGGTTCATCTGGAGCTTACCAAGCAGCAGGAAGCTACTCCACATCTACACCGTATGAGCAGACACCCGCACACGGGCACTCCATGCCCCAGCGTCATGATTACCCTTACCACACGCCAGAGCCCCCTTATCGATAG
- the rbm14a gene encoding RNA-binding protein 14a isoform X2, which produces MSDNVKLFVGNLPLDATQEELTKLFSPYGEINTCSLLRQYAFVTLKGEGAADRAIRHLDGKEYRGRPLVVEESRARPPNSIKVFVGNISATCSADDLHGLFSTFGRVLDCDKVKARLCSNVGYAFVHMERREEALAAIDALNGTMFKGRQLAVELSKAQPLVNQLSSAGGSNAAGGREGLLPRPASSLEHHQSQAAVLAAAAAAAAGLPIQVQQSVHNSFYNTTTFDPTYAALKGITSAKGADGVIYGALASQVYGSVADQVYQELSNHNPPAAPEEQDHSVAPDPTTLFEAARAKFFQEGQKVLAEQQAGKKAAPTDTERDRSPIRGNRVPLLPDPVPSSFAQMRSKRGPLLPTPPGVAPEDAPVATTTAEGSDPVARSYTEYYQQMHQYQQYQQYQEQYQYLQYAYTNPPPPPPPPSATTQDAATIPAPPGTYTAPPTYAASDVYAAPGTYDTSGSYGASTGNYNTSSGSYDTSSGSYDTSAGYDTSAGYGASGAYGSSGAYQAAGSYSTSTP; this is translated from the exons ATGAGTGATAACGTGAAGTTGTTTGTGGGGAACCTCCCCTTAGATGCCACCCAGGAGGAGCTGACTAAACTTTTTTCTCCTTATGGAGAAATCAACACCTGTTCCTTACTCAGACAGTATGCCTTCGTTACCTTGAAGGGAGAAGGAGCAGCAGACAG AGCCATACGGCACCTAGATGGCAAGGAGTACAGAGGGAGACCGTTGGTGGTTGAAGAGTCACGTGCACGCCCACCCAACTCCATTAAAGTGTTTGTAGGAAATATTAGTGCCACATGTTCAGCAGACGACTTACATGGATTGTTCTCAACTTTTGGAAGAGTTTTAGATTGTGATAAAGTCAAAG CCAGGTTATGCTCAAATGTTGGCTATGCATTTGTGCAtatggagaggagagaggaggccCTGGCAGCCATTGATGCGCTCAATGGGACCATGTTTAAGGGGCGCCAGTTGGCTGTGGAGCTTTCCAAAGCTCAACCTTTGGTCAATCAGCTTTCATCTGCGGGAGGATCAAACGCTGCAG gtggcaGAGAGGGTCTTCTTCCTCGACCGGCTTCATCTCTGGAACATCACCAGAGTCAGGCAGCTGTACTAGCTGCTGCAGCGGCTGCAGCTGCTGGTCTACCTATCCAA GTTCAGCAAAGTGTCCATAACTCATTTTATAACACCACGACCTTTGACCCCACCTATGCTGCTCTGAAGGGCATCACAAGTGCTAAAGGTGCAGATGGGGTCATATATGGTGCGCTTGCCAGTCAAGTATATGGTTCTGTAGCTGACCAGGTGTACCAAGAGCTTTCTAATCATAATCCACCTGCTGCACCTGAGGAGCAAGATCACTCTGTTGCACCAGATCCCACTACACTTTTTGAGGCTGCAAGAGCCAAGTTCTTTCAGGAAGGACAGAAG GTTCTGGCCGAGCAGCAGGCAGGAAAAAAGGCGGCTCCCACAGATACCGAACGAGACCGCAGCCCGATTAGAGGAAATCGAGTCCCTCTCCTCCCCGATCCTGTTCCAAGTTCCTTTGCTCAAATGCGATCGAAGCGAGGTCCACTGCTGCCAACGCCACCCGGGGTAGCTCCTGAAGATGCCCCTGTTGCCACCACAACTGCTGAGGGGTCAGATCCAGTTGCAAG GTCTTACACAGAATACTACCAACAAATGCATCAGTACCAGCAATATCAACAGTACCAGGAACAGTATCAGTACCTTCAGTATGCCTACACCAATCCGccacctcctcctccgcctccatcGGCTACAACACAAGATGCCGCCACGATCCCTGCACCCCCAGGGACGTACACAGCCCCTCCAACATATGCCGCTTCAGACGTCTATGCAGCCCCAGGAACATACGACACTTCGGGAAGCTACGGCGCCTCAACGGGGAACTACAACACTTCATCTGGGAGTTACGATACCTCTTCAGGAAGCTACGACACCTCCGCAGGATATGACACATCTGCAGGCTACGGTGCTTCAGGAGCATATGGTTCATCTGGAGCTTACCAAGCAGCAGGAAGCTACTCCACATCTACACC CTAG